The Agrobacterium cucumeris genome has a segment encoding these proteins:
- a CDS encoding sigma-70 family RNA polymerase sigma factor yields the protein MAKEPEQTEYNFKREMLAALPNLRAFAISLIRSRDRADDLVQDTIMKAWAKQDSYQPGTNMRAWLVTILRNEFYSQIRKSGREVQDTDGVYTSRLSVPPEQHGSVDLQDFRSALAKLPDDQREAILLIGASGFAYEEAAEICGCPVGTIKSRVSRARLRLQELLGIENENEFGPDAQMSAVTAAATAR from the coding sequence ATGGCGAAAGAGCCGGAGCAGACAGAATACAATTTCAAGCGGGAAATGCTGGCGGCGCTGCCGAACCTGCGCGCCTTCGCCATTTCGCTCATCCGCTCGAGAGACCGTGCCGACGACCTCGTGCAGGACACGATCATGAAGGCCTGGGCGAAACAGGACAGCTACCAACCCGGCACCAACATGCGGGCATGGCTGGTGACGATCCTGCGCAACGAGTTTTACAGCCAGATCCGCAAATCCGGCCGTGAGGTGCAGGATACGGACGGGGTCTATACCTCGCGCCTCTCGGTGCCGCCCGAGCAGCACGGTTCGGTCGACCTTCAGGATTTCCGCTCAGCACTCGCAAAACTGCCTGATGACCAGCGTGAAGCCATCCTGCTGATTGGTGCCTCGGGCTTTGCCTATGAGGAAGCCGCTGAGATTTGCGGTTGCCCTGTCGGCACGATCAAGAGCCGTGTCAGCCGCGCAAGACTGCGTCTGCAGGAGCTTCTGGGTATCGAAAACGAAAATGAGTTCGGTCCGGATGCGCAGATGAGCGCGGTTACCGCCGCTGCCACGGCGCGCTGA
- the putA gene encoding trifunctional transcriptional regulator/proline dehydrogenase/L-glutamate gamma-semialdehyde dehydrogenase — MANGASNAGVAMNGIFQNFAPPVRDQSPLRKAITAAYRRPEEECLAPLIEAATVTPEQTKAIRTTAGKLIEALRAKTRGTGVEGLVQEYSLSSHEGVALMCLAEALLRIPDTATRDALIRDKIARGDWKSHIGGGRSLFVNAATWGLVITGKLTSTVNDSGLSAALTKLIARAGEPVIRRGVDMAMRMMGEQFVTGETIGEAIKRSKPLEEQGFQYSYDMLGEAATTARDAERYYKDYENAIHAIGKASAGRGIYGGPGISIKLSALHPRYARAQAERVMAELLPRVKSLMLLSKKYDIGLNIDAEEADRLELSLDLLEELALDRDLAGWNGLGFVVQAYGRRCPFVLDYIIDLARRSGRRIMVRLVKGAYWDAEIKRAQVDGLEDFPVFTRKVHTDVSYIACARKLLGARDVIFPQFATHNAQSMATIYHLAGSEFKLGDYEFQCLHGMGEPLYSEVVGKKKLDRPCRFYAPVGTHETLLAYLVRRLLENGANSSFVNRIADPAVPVDSLLEDPVTVVKAYAVPGARHDRIAAPEGLFGPDRKNSAGLDLSSETTLCALDSTLKAAAATEWKAAAPQASGQTRPVLNPGDHTDIVGHVTEPTEADAEAAMQRAAASTWPSTPVEERAACLERAADAMQAEMPDLLGLIMREAGKSMPNAIAEVREAIDFLRYYAAEARKNFKAGETPLGPVVCISPWNFPLAIFIGQVAAALVAGNPVLAKPAEETPLIAAQGVRLLHEAGVPQDAVQLMPGDGKTGAALVGSPLTAGVMFTGSTEVARLIQGQLAGRVLTNGQPVPLIAETGGQNAMIVDSSALAEQVVADVIASAFDSAGQRCSALRILCLQEDVADRTLTMLKGALHELRIGRTDRLSIDIGPVITAEAKGIIEKHVDGMRALGHRIEQITLAGETGKGTFVPPTIIEMKSLADLKREVFGPVLHVIRFKRDNLDRLIDEINATGYGLTFGLHTRLDDTIQHVLSRVAAGNLYVNRNIIGAVVGVQPFGGRGLSGTGPKAGGPLYLGRMTQAAPKIDRVASQQDQAAVDLARWLDENGETVAAEAARQAAALSGLGFETELAGPVGERNVYALHPRGSILLVPATEQGLYRQLAAALATGNTAVIDNASGLEKSIYGLPATVTSRIVWADDWAKSGPFAGALVEGDAERIVTTNKKIATLPGPLVLVQAATTEALSGESQSYNLDWLVEEVSVSVNTTAAGGNASLMSIG, encoded by the coding sequence ATGGCCAATGGTGCAAGCAACGCCGGTGTAGCAATGAACGGTATTTTCCAGAATTTCGCGCCGCCGGTGCGTGACCAAAGCCCGCTGCGCAAGGCAATCACCGCCGCCTATCGCCGCCCCGAGGAAGAATGCCTGGCCCCATTGATTGAGGCGGCAACGGTGACACCGGAGCAGACGAAAGCCATCCGCACCACCGCCGGCAAGCTGATCGAGGCGCTGCGCGCCAAGACCAGGGGCACCGGCGTCGAAGGGCTGGTGCAGGAATATTCGCTCTCCAGCCATGAAGGCGTGGCGCTGATGTGCCTTGCCGAAGCGCTGCTGCGCATTCCCGACACCGCCACCCGCGATGCGCTGATCCGCGACAAGATCGCGCGCGGCGACTGGAAGTCGCATATTGGCGGCGGGCGCTCGCTTTTCGTCAACGCCGCCACCTGGGGTCTCGTCATCACCGGCAAACTGACCTCGACCGTCAATGACAGCGGCCTTTCCGCGGCCTTGACCAAGCTGATCGCGCGGGCCGGCGAACCCGTCATCCGCCGCGGCGTCGATATGGCGATGCGCATGATGGGCGAACAATTCGTGACCGGCGAAACGATCGGCGAAGCCATCAAACGCTCCAAGCCGCTGGAGGAGCAGGGCTTCCAGTATTCCTACGACATGCTGGGCGAAGCCGCGACCACCGCCAGGGATGCGGAGCGTTATTACAAGGATTATGAAAACGCCATCCACGCCATCGGCAAGGCCTCTGCCGGCCGCGGCATCTATGGCGGTCCAGGCATCTCCATCAAGCTTTCGGCGCTGCATCCGCGTTACGCCCGCGCGCAGGCCGAGCGGGTGATGGCCGAGCTTCTGCCGCGTGTCAAATCGCTGATGCTGCTCAGCAAGAAATACGATATCGGCCTCAATATCGACGCGGAAGAAGCAGACCGGCTGGAACTGTCGCTTGACCTTCTCGAAGAACTGGCGCTCGACAGGGACCTTGCCGGCTGGAACGGCCTCGGTTTTGTGGTGCAGGCCTATGGCCGCCGCTGCCCCTTCGTTCTGGATTACATCATCGATCTCGCCCGCCGTTCGGGCCGCCGCATCATGGTGCGCCTCGTCAAGGGCGCTTACTGGGATGCGGAAATCAAACGCGCGCAGGTGGATGGGCTGGAGGACTTTCCGGTCTTCACCCGCAAGGTGCACACCGACGTCTCCTACATTGCCTGCGCCCGCAAGCTGCTCGGCGCGCGCGACGTGATTTTCCCGCAGTTTGCGACCCACAATGCGCAGTCCATGGCGACCATCTATCATCTGGCCGGTTCCGAGTTCAAACTTGGCGATTATGAGTTCCAGTGCCTGCACGGCATGGGCGAACCGCTTTACAGCGAGGTCGTCGGCAAGAAAAAGCTCGACCGCCCCTGCCGCTTCTACGCCCCCGTCGGCACCCATGAGACGCTGCTTGCCTATCTGGTTCGCCGCCTGCTGGAAAACGGCGCGAACTCCTCCTTCGTCAACCGCATCGCCGATCCCGCCGTTCCGGTCGATTCCCTGCTGGAGGACCCGGTCACGGTGGTCAAGGCTTATGCCGTTCCCGGCGCACGGCACGACCGTATCGCCGCGCCGGAAGGTCTTTTCGGCCCGGACCGAAAGAATTCTGCCGGCCTCGATCTGTCCAGTGAAACAACGCTCTGCGCACTCGACAGCACCTTGAAGGCCGCTGCGGCAACCGAGTGGAAAGCCGCAGCGCCGCAGGCAAGCGGCCAGACACGGCCGGTGCTCAACCCCGGCGACCACACGGATATTGTCGGCCATGTGACCGAACCGACCGAAGCCGATGCCGAAGCGGCGATGCAGCGGGCGGCGGCCTCCACCTGGCCCTCCACCCCGGTTGAAGAGCGTGCCGCCTGCCTGGAGCGCGCCGCTGACGCAATGCAGGCCGAGATGCCTGATCTGCTCGGCCTCATCATGCGCGAGGCGGGAAAATCCATGCCCAACGCCATTGCCGAAGTGCGCGAGGCGATCGACTTCCTGCGTTATTACGCAGCGGAAGCCCGCAAGAATTTCAAGGCTGGCGAAACACCGCTTGGCCCGGTCGTCTGCATCAGCCCGTGGAACTTCCCGCTCGCCATCTTCATCGGTCAGGTGGCGGCGGCACTGGTTGCCGGCAATCCGGTTCTGGCAAAGCCCGCGGAAGAAACGCCGCTGATCGCGGCGCAGGGTGTACGCCTGCTGCATGAAGCCGGTGTTCCGCAGGATGCCGTGCAGCTTATGCCGGGCGACGGCAAGACGGGCGCGGCACTTGTCGGCTCACCGCTGACGGCGGGTGTGATGTTCACCGGTTCGACGGAAGTGGCGCGGCTCATTCAGGGCCAGCTGGCCGGCCGGGTTCTGACGAACGGTCAGCCGGTTCCGCTGATTGCCGAAACCGGCGGCCAGAATGCCATGATCGTCGATTCCTCCGCACTCGCCGAACAGGTTGTCGCTGATGTCATCGCATCGGCCTTCGACAGCGCCGGCCAGCGCTGCTCGGCGCTGCGCATTCTCTGCCTGCAGGAAGATGTGGCGGATCGCACGCTCACCATGCTCAAAGGTGCGCTGCATGAATTGCGCATCGGCCGCACCGACCGGCTTTCCATCGATATCGGCCCCGTCATCACCGCTGAGGCCAAGGGCATCATTGAAAAGCATGTTGATGGCATGCGCGCACTCGGCCACCGCATCGAACAGATCACGCTTGCGGGTGAAACCGGCAAGGGTACCTTCGTGCCGCCGACCATCATCGAGATGAAATCGCTCGCCGATCTGAAACGGGAAGTATTCGGCCCGGTGCTACATGTGATCCGCTTCAAGCGGGATAATCTCGACCGGCTGATCGACGAAATCAACGCCACCGGTTACGGCCTGACCTTCGGCCTGCATACGCGCCTCGACGATACGATCCAGCATGTGCTGTCGCGCGTCGCGGCCGGCAATCTTTATGTGAACCGCAACATCATCGGCGCGGTGGTCGGCGTGCAGCCCTTTGGCGGGCGCGGTCTTTCCGGCACCGGCCCCAAGGCCGGCGGCCCGCTCTATCTCGGCCGCATGACGCAGGCTGCGCCGAAGATCGACCGGGTTGCAAGCCAGCAGGATCAGGCCGCCGTCGATCTTGCCCGCTGGCTGGATGAAAACGGCGAAACCGTTGCGGCCGAAGCAGCACGGCAGGCGGCGGCGCTTTCCGGCCTCGGCTTCGAAACCGAGCTGGCAGGCCCCGTCGGCGAACGAAACGTCTATGCGCTTCATCCGCGCGGCAGCATCCTGCTGGTTCCGGCAACCGAACAGGGGCTTTACCGCCAGCTAGCGGCAGCACTTGCCACCGGAAACACGGCCGTCATCGACAATGCCTCTGGCCTCGAAAAATCGATCTACGGGCTGCCGGCAACCGTCACCTCGCGCATCGTCTGGGCGGATGACTGGGCAAAATCCGGCCCCTTTGCTGGCGCCTTGGTCGAGGGTGATGCAGAGCGTATCGTGACGACCAACAAAAAGATCGCCACCCTGCCCGGCCCACTGGTTCTCGTGCAGGCCGCAACCACGGAGGCGCTTTCCGGTGAAAGTCAGTCCTATAATCTCGACTGGCTGGTCGAAGAAGTCTCCGTCAGCGTCAACACGACCGCGGCCGGCGGCAATGCCAGCCTGATGAGCATCGGCTGA
- a CDS encoding Lrp/AsnC ligand binding domain-containing protein has product MANSHKTDDLDHFDLKILEALSEDGRMSVLQLSKRVGLSKTPCQTRLKRLVDEGYILGFRAVLNPHKLGVDHIAFAEVKLSDTREKALEEFNTAVRKIKEVEECHMIAGAFDYLLKVRTSDIRKYRRVLGEKISSLPSVANTSTFVVMQSVKETGI; this is encoded by the coding sequence ATGGCAAATAGTCACAAAACAGACGATCTGGACCATTTCGATCTCAAGATCCTCGAGGCCTTGAGCGAAGACGGCCGCATGTCGGTGCTGCAACTGTCGAAAAGGGTGGGCCTTTCCAAGACGCCGTGCCAGACGCGGCTGAAGCGGTTGGTAGATGAGGGTTACATTCTGGGCTTCCGGGCGGTGCTCAATCCGCACAAACTCGGCGTCGATCACATTGCTTTTGCCGAAGTCAAACTTTCCGATACACGGGAAAAGGCACTGGAGGAATTCAACACGGCGGTTCGCAAGATCAAGGAAGTCGAGGAATGCCACATGATTGCCGGCGCCTTCGATTATCTTTTAAAGGTACGCACCAGCGACATTCGCAAATATCGGCGGGTGCTGGGGGAGAAAATCTCGAGCCTGCCATCGGTCGCCAATACTTCGACCTTCGTGGTCATGCAGTCAGTCAAGGAAACCGGCATCTAG
- a CDS encoding glutathione S-transferase family protein: MLVDGKWTAEWHPVQATDKKGGFVRQTSGFRNWVTADGSAGPTGEGGFAAEAGRYHLYVALICPWASRTLIGRKLKKLEEVISVSVVEPALSDEGWKFCDYPGSDRDMLNGFTHVHEAYTSADPHYTGRATVPVLWDRKTKTIVNNESADILRMLNSGFGDLADNAIDLYPEALRDGIDALNEHIYPRLNNGVYRTGFATTQVAYEEAFAEVFETLDELETRLATGGPFLFGDLLTETDVRLFVTLVRFDAAYYGLFKCNLRRIADYPALQAYMIRVLNVPGVRDTVNIDHIKRGYYSIKALNPTRIVPVGPDLPGLDEVSLRSSK; the protein is encoded by the coding sequence ATGCTCGTGGATGGAAAATGGACCGCCGAATGGCATCCGGTGCAGGCAACCGACAAAAAGGGTGGCTTCGTTCGCCAGACCTCCGGTTTCCGCAACTGGGTAACGGCTGATGGCTCGGCGGGACCAACGGGCGAGGGCGGTTTTGCGGCTGAGGCCGGTCGCTACCACCTCTATGTCGCGCTGATCTGCCCATGGGCATCGCGAACGCTGATCGGCCGCAAGCTGAAGAAGCTTGAAGAGGTGATTTCCGTTTCCGTGGTCGAGCCGGCGCTTTCGGACGAAGGCTGGAAATTCTGCGACTATCCGGGTTCGGATCGGGACATGCTGAACGGTTTCACCCATGTGCATGAGGCCTATACCAGCGCCGACCCGCATTATACCGGTCGTGCCACCGTCCCGGTGCTTTGGGACAGGAAGACGAAAACCATCGTCAACAATGAATCTGCCGATATTCTGCGCATGCTGAATTCCGGGTTCGGTGATCTCGCCGATAATGCGATCGACCTTTATCCGGAGGCGCTGCGCGACGGGATCGACGCTCTCAACGAGCATATCTATCCGCGTCTCAACAACGGCGTTTACAGAACCGGTTTTGCCACCACGCAGGTGGCTTATGAGGAAGCCTTTGCCGAGGTTTTCGAAACGCTCGATGAGCTTGAGACGCGGTTGGCGACGGGCGGGCCTTTCCTCTTCGGTGATCTTCTGACCGAAACGGATGTCCGGCTTTTTGTGACGCTGGTTCGTTTTGACGCCGCCTATTACGGCCTGTTCAAATGCAATCTTCGCCGCATCGCCGATTATCCCGCGCTGCAGGCCTATATGATACGGGTGCTGAACGTTCCAGGCGTGCGCGACACGGTCAATATCGACCATATCAAGCGCGGTTATTATTCCATCAAGGCGCTCAACCCGACCCGGATCGTGCCGGTCGGCCCCGATCTTCCGGGGCTTGATGAGGTCTCCCTCCGGTCCTCGAAGTGA
- a CDS encoding response regulator, translated as MSVSTRIAPHLPYLRRFARAVCGSQSTGDAYVAATLEALIADISIFPQTSSDRVSLYQLFVSIFSSVTINIKADENLSGWEKRASANLSAVPPLARQAFLLTTVEEFTPSEAAEVLRVSEDQVGRLIDEAASEIARQVATDIMIIEDEPLIAMDIEQMVTDLGHRVTGIARTHTEALDLFHRTQPKMILADIQLADGSSGLDAMKDILQMTTLPVIFITAFPERLLTGERPEPTFLVTKPFNPDMVKALISQALFFNESSRVAA; from the coding sequence ATGTCAGTTTCTACACGCATCGCACCGCACCTGCCATATCTGCGCAGGTTTGCGCGTGCCGTTTGCGGCTCACAATCCACGGGCGATGCCTATGTTGCGGCAACACTCGAAGCTCTGATCGCCGATATCAGCATCTTCCCGCAGACAAGCAGCGATCGCGTTTCGCTCTATCAATTGTTCGTATCGATCTTTAGTTCCGTCACGATCAATATTAAGGCGGATGAAAACCTGTCAGGATGGGAGAAGCGCGCTTCTGCGAACCTTTCTGCCGTGCCGCCGCTTGCCCGTCAGGCTTTCCTGCTGACGACGGTCGAAGAGTTCACACCTTCGGAAGCCGCAGAGGTTCTGAGAGTGTCTGAAGACCAGGTCGGCAGGCTGATCGATGAGGCGGCTTCCGAAATCGCCCGCCAGGTCGCAACCGATATCATGATCATCGAGGACGAACCTCTGATCGCCATGGATATCGAACAGATGGTCACCGATCTCGGTCACCGCGTCACGGGTATTGCCCGCACGCATACCGAGGCGCTCGACCTTTTCCATCGCACGCAGCCGAAAATGATCCTTGCCGATATCCAGCTTGCAGACGGCAGCTCCGGTCTGGATGCGATGAAGGACATCCTGCAGATGACCACCCTCCCGGTGATCTTCATCACGGCTTTCCCCGAGCGTCTTTTGACGGGCGAGCGGCCTGAGCCGACCTTCCTTGTGACGAAACCTTTCAACCCGGACATGGTGAAAGCGCTTATCAGCCAGGCCCTGTTTTTCAACGAAAGCTCTCGCGTCGCGGCGTGA
- a CDS encoding DMT family transporter — protein MQKGFLLGLFAYATFSMGDATIKSLGSQISVFEIGFFSILFSGIFIFFSKPREERWREFWRMSRPFAVHGRAISGLFAGIFGIYAFTTIPLAEAYALIFLSPLFVTVLSAVVLKENIGPWRWAAVLAGIVGVILVVRPGFKSLELGHFAAIGVAFLAAMTIVLLRSLAGKEKRTSIMGVLLIYGLTFNGIASIPDFVMPNLHQLLAFAFIGLCTATGQITLLVATRIAPASQIAPSHYSQILWAVAIGMTFFHEYPDAVAVLGLAVIAGSGLLTMIREKVRLGTVRWNPFFRNRL, from the coding sequence ATGCAAAAGGGTTTTCTGCTCGGTCTGTTCGCTTATGCGACCTTTTCCATGGGCGATGCCACCATCAAGTCGCTTGGATCGCAGATCAGCGTTTTCGAAATCGGCTTCTTCAGCATTCTCTTCTCCGGCATCTTCATCTTCTTCAGCAAGCCGCGTGAGGAAAGGTGGCGTGAATTCTGGCGCATGAGCAGACCATTCGCCGTGCATGGCCGCGCGATTTCCGGCCTCTTCGCCGGTATTTTCGGCATCTATGCCTTCACCACCATTCCGCTGGCGGAAGCCTATGCGCTGATCTTCCTGTCGCCGCTTTTCGTCACCGTGCTTTCCGCCGTGGTGCTGAAGGAGAATATCGGCCCGTGGCGCTGGGCGGCGGTTCTGGCCGGCATCGTCGGCGTCATTCTCGTGGTGCGGCCGGGCTTCAAGTCGCTGGAACTCGGGCATTTTGCCGCCATCGGCGTGGCGTTCCTGGCGGCGATGACCATCGTGCTGCTGCGCTCGCTGGCGGGTAAGGAGAAGCGCACCTCGATCATGGGTGTGCTGTTGATTTACGGTCTGACTTTTAACGGCATCGCGTCCATTCCCGATTTCGTCATGCCCAACCTGCACCAGCTTCTGGCCTTCGCCTTCATCGGCCTTTGCACGGCGACGGGGCAGATAACCCTTCTGGTCGCGACCCGCATCGCGCCGGCAAGCCAGATCGCGCCCTCGCATTATTCGCAAATCCTCTGGGCGGTGGCGATCGGCATGACCTTCTTTCACGAATATCCTGACGCCGTTGCGGTGCTGGGTCTAGCGGTCATCGCTGGATCGGGACTTCTGACGATGATCCGCGAAAAGGTAAGGCTTGGCACCGTGCGCTGGAACCCGTTTTTCCGCAATCGCCTGTGA
- the amaB gene encoding L-piperidine-6-carboxylate dehydrogenase: MDATTKLDVKQEAAALLDRMGVARDLYTGGNMASFSPVTGEQVANLKTVSVEGVAAVVDKADAAFKQWRNVPAPRRGELIRLLGEELRAFKADLGRLVSLEAGKIPSEGLGEVQEMIDICDFAVGLSRQLYGLTIATERPGHRMMETWHPLGVVGVISAFNFPVAVWSWNAALAIVCGNSVVWKPSEKTPLTALAVQGIFERAAARFGDAPEGLSQLLIGDRAVGEALVDNPKVPLVSATGSTRMGRDVGPRLAKRFARAILELGGNNAGIVCPSADLDMALRAIAFGAMGTAGQRCTTLRRLFVHDSVYDQLVPRLKKAYASVSVGNPLESSALVGPLVDKAAFDGMQKALEAAKAHDGVVNGGGRVDTGAADAYYVKPALVEMPEQVGPVLEETFAPILYVMKYSDLDQAIDAHNAVAAGLSSSIFTRDIQESERFLSSEGSDCGIANVNIGTSGAEIGGAFGGEKETGGGRESGSDAWKAYMRRATNTVNYSKSLPLAQGVSFDIE; encoded by the coding sequence ATGGATGCGACCACGAAGCTTGACGTGAAACAGGAAGCAGCCGCCCTTCTCGACAGGATGGGTGTTGCCCGCGATCTTTATACCGGCGGCAACATGGCGTCCTTCAGCCCGGTGACGGGTGAACAGGTGGCAAACCTGAAGACCGTTTCGGTCGAGGGCGTGGCAGCGGTGGTCGACAAGGCCGATGCCGCCTTCAAGCAATGGCGCAATGTGCCGGCTCCCCGTCGTGGCGAGCTGATCCGGTTGCTCGGCGAAGAGCTGCGCGCCTTCAAGGCCGATCTCGGCCGTCTCGTGTCATTGGAAGCGGGCAAAATCCCGTCCGAAGGTCTCGGCGAAGTGCAGGAAATGATCGATATCTGCGATTTCGCCGTCGGTCTTTCCCGCCAGCTTTATGGCCTCACCATCGCCACCGAACGTCCCGGCCACCGCATGATGGAGACCTGGCATCCGCTCGGTGTTGTCGGCGTCATCTCGGCCTTCAATTTCCCCGTCGCCGTCTGGTCGTGGAATGCCGCACTTGCCATTGTCTGCGGCAATTCGGTGGTCTGGAAGCCATCGGAAAAGACGCCGCTGACGGCGCTGGCCGTTCAGGGCATCTTCGAACGAGCCGCCGCCCGCTTCGGCGATGCGCCGGAAGGTCTTTCACAGCTGCTGATCGGCGATCGTGCCGTGGGTGAAGCATTGGTGGATAATCCCAAGGTGCCGCTGGTCTCTGCCACCGGCTCCACCCGCATGGGCCGTGATGTCGGCCCGCGCCTGGCAAAGCGTTTTGCCCGCGCCATTCTGGAACTCGGCGGCAACAATGCCGGTATCGTCTGCCCGTCCGCCGATCTCGACATGGCGCTGCGCGCTATCGCCTTCGGTGCCATGGGCACGGCCGGCCAGCGCTGCACCACGCTTCGCCGTCTCTTCGTGCATGACAGCGTTTACGACCAGCTCGTGCCGCGCCTGAAAAAGGCCTATGCCTCCGTCTCCGTCGGCAACCCGCTGGAAAGCTCGGCACTTGTCGGCCCGCTGGTCGACAAGGCAGCGTTTGACGGCATGCAGAAGGCGCTCGAGGCGGCGAAAGCCCATGACGGCGTGGTGAATGGCGGCGGCCGCGTGGATACCGGTGCGGCGGATGCCTATTATGTGAAGCCCGCGCTCGTCGAAATGCCTGAACAGGTTGGCCCGGTGCTCGAAGAGACCTTCGCGCCGATCCTCTATGTCATGAAATACAGCGATCTCGATCAGGCAATCGACGCGCATAACGCTGTCGCCGCTGGTCTTTCCTCGTCGATCTTCACCCGCGACATTCAGGAATCGGAACGTTTCCTGTCGTCGGAAGGCTCGGATTGCGGCATCGCCAACGTTAATATCGGCACCTCGGGCGCAGAAATCGGTGGCGCTTTCGGGGGCGAGAAGGAGACCGGCGGCGGCCGTGAATCCGGTTCGGATGCGTGGAAAGCCTATATGCGCCGCGCCACCAACACCGTCAATTATTCCAAATCGCTGCCGCTGGCGCAGGGTGTGTCCTTCGACATCGAATGA
- a CDS encoding LysR substrate-binding domain-containing protein, translating into MDPRRRLVPDIVTLQAFECAARHGNFTRAAEELNLTQSAVSRQIGELEAQTGMQLFERIRRRVVLSEAGRKFLPDVRRLLQQSEQLMVRAVSAGTSHASLSVATLPTFGSRWLMPRLSRFIDANPDMAITIGSRSHPFDFDEEGFDLAIHYGQPVWAHGTCTFLCNEVIVPVASPALLGRAKVNRVQDLAEHPLLHVTTRPKLWTEWLEMNGVTAENAYQGSRFDQFSMIIEAAASGIGFALLPKYLIEAELASGRLEIVFDIPLQTDKSYYVALPEGRQDNALARAFQAWLLEQVGKPV; encoded by the coding sequence ATGGATCCGCGCAGAAGACTGGTCCCAGATATCGTCACCCTGCAGGCGTTTGAATGCGCGGCAAGGCACGGCAATTTTACCCGCGCGGCGGAAGAACTCAACCTCACGCAGAGCGCGGTGAGCCGGCAGATCGGCGAACTGGAAGCGCAGACGGGAATGCAGCTTTTCGAGCGCATCCGCAGGCGGGTCGTGCTTTCGGAAGCGGGCCGTAAATTCCTGCCCGATGTACGGCGCCTGTTGCAGCAATCCGAACAGCTGATGGTGCGTGCGGTTTCGGCCGGAACATCGCACGCATCGCTTTCCGTCGCAACGTTACCGACCTTTGGCAGCCGCTGGCTTATGCCACGCCTCTCCCGCTTCATCGATGCCAATCCGGATATGGCGATTACGATCGGCTCGCGCTCGCATCCATTCGATTTCGATGAGGAAGGTTTCGATCTCGCCATTCATTATGGCCAACCGGTCTGGGCGCATGGCACCTGCACGTTTTTATGCAACGAGGTGATCGTGCCCGTCGCCAGTCCCGCCCTGCTTGGCCGCGCCAAAGTGAACCGGGTGCAGGATTTGGCCGAACACCCATTGCTGCATGTGACGACGCGGCCGAAACTATGGACGGAATGGCTGGAGATGAACGGGGTGACGGCGGAAAATGCCTATCAGGGAAGCCGTTTCGACCAGTTCTCGATGATCATCGAAGCTGCCGCAAGCGGTATCGGTTTTGCCCTTCTGCCGAAATATCTCATCGAGGCGGAACTTGCCTCCGGCCGCCTCGAAATCGTCTTCGACATCCCCCTGCAGACCGACAAGAGCTATTACGTCGCCCTGCCGGAAGGGCGGCAGGACAATGCACTCGCCCGCGCCTTTCAGGCCTGGCTGCTCGAGCAGGTCGGCAAGCCTGTCTAG
- a CDS encoding NepR family anti-sigma factor: MSMFQSDQDSPDNSAAPQVPHSGRAVISRKLRELYDAVQDEGIPDKFLDLLEKLDEAESKAKIKASEE; the protein is encoded by the coding sequence ATGAGCATGTTTCAATCGGACCAAGATTCGCCGGACAATTCGGCCGCCCCTCAGGTTCCACATTCCGGGCGGGCGGTGATTTCCCGCAAGCTCAGGGAGCTTTACGATGCCGTTCAGGATGAAGGCATCCCTGACAAATTCCTCGATCTTCTCGAAAAACTCGATGAAGCCGAAAGCAAAGCCAAAATAAAGGCTTCGGAGGAATGA